A stretch of Misgurnus anguillicaudatus unplaced genomic scaffold, ASM2758022v2 HiC_scaffold_33, whole genome shotgun sequence DNA encodes these proteins:
- the LOC141363267 gene encoding uncharacterized protein: MRKCLLTVYISSISTTMAGRGQTWSCEEVRNLIEIWSDEHIRSQLSKTHKNSVVFSLFSKQLRDREFHCSVEQCRVKAKKLRQQYIQVRDALNKTGSSGNEKDKFPWYDDLDKILGTKPDVDPVDVVESHEYSTSSSSNDANTGDRATASDTDIDVGDSSNVSSHTDISITAAADEGVSDDPSTESNVNEESIRGGRLPIPGAKARKRKKKPCKADDEVQSYMMDNKRMLTDLQRAEESQVAQEAACFERILKAQQEAEERRFQVMQAQQQATNQMFLQLMGTLASALNPGQPHLHASTMPGQPQPHPAAMPSQPQSHSLQLPAWTTTIPPTSIPSAWSLSQQFQPTQPTALLPVNHPHQHRQSESPSTQDEHPSTSSIIHSAHYYNL, from the exons ATGAGGAAGTGCTTGTTGACAGTTTACATTAGCAGTATTAGCACAACAATGGCAGGTCGCGGACAGACTTGGAGTTGCGAGGAGGTGCGAAACCTCATAGAAATTTGGTCTGATGAACATATTAGATCACAACTTTCAAAAACTCATAAGAACAGCGtggttttctctttatttagcAAACAGCTCAGGGATAGGGAATTTCATTGTTCTGTGGAGCAGTGCCGGGTTAAGGCGAAAAAACTCCGCCAGCAGTACATCCAAGTGCGAGATGCACTTAATAAAACAGGCAGCTCGGGTAACGAGAAAGACAAGTTCCCCTGGTATGATGATCTGGACAAAATACTTGGGACAAAACCGGACGTTGATCCAGTGGATGTTGTTGAGTCCCATGAATATTCAACTTCGTCCTCTTCCAATGATGCTAACACAGGTGACCGGGCTACCGCATCTGACACAGATATTGACG TGGGAGATTCAAGCAATGTATCATCCCATACTGATATCTCAATCACTGCTGCTGCTGATGAAGGAGTGTCTGATGATCCAAGCACAGAGAGCAATGTCAATGAAGAAAGCATCAGAGGAGGGAGACTGCCCATTCCTGGAGCCAAAGCtcgaaaaagaaagaaaaagccTTGTAAAGCTGATGATGAAGTCCAGTCATATATGATGGACAACAAAAGGATGCTGACAGATTTGCAAAGAGCTGAAGAAAGCCAAGTGGCTCAAGAGGCTGCCTGTTTTGAGAGAATACTTAAGGCACAACAGGAAGCCGAGGAGAGAAGATTCCAGGTAATGCAGGCACAGCAACAGGCCACTAACCAAATGTTTCTCCAACTAATGGGCACTCTTGCAAGTGCATTAAATCCTGGTCAGCCTCATCTTCATGCTTCAACAATGCCTGGTCAGCCTCAACCTCATCCTGCAGCAATGCCTAGTCAGCCTCAATCTCATTCCTTACAATTACCAGCCTGGACCACGACAATCCCACCAACATCAATCCCTAGTGCTTGGTCCTTGTCCCAGCAGTTTCAGCCAACCCAGCCTACTGCCCTGCTGCCAGTGAATCATCCACATCAGCATCGGCAATCAGAATCTCCATCCACCCAAGATGAGCATCCTAGCACTTCTTCAATTATACATAGTGCACACTACTACAACTTGTag